The Branchiostoma lanceolatum isolate klBraLanc5 chromosome 3, klBraLanc5.hap2, whole genome shotgun sequence DNA segment AAACCCTCTATACCCTACAATCTGTTTCAATGAAAATATGGAAACCAACCTGACCTGCTTGCttcattgatatgaaaattTACTGCTGTATATGTGTTGAATAAATGTTTACAATGTTTTCCTATGGCTCCAGGAAGATCAAGTCCATGacaaaaacattttcctttttttttagatacatctttatttcaatttgcACAATATAAAAAACATAAGTATCAACCAGAGCTATTTTGTGCATTTTCAAAGCACAATGATTTACAAGTATAATGGTACATGTGTATAGATAACTAAATTAAATGCGTGTCTTAACATTACTGTTCATATCAAACAATAACATTCTTGAAAATgttccattgttgttgtttgtgttttcagaCCATGTGTGCGCTGATCCGTGGTGTGTATGGTAAGAGTCTGGGGGACTATGGCTTTGACATCATCAACATCCTGGTGGGGTTCGATGCTGCAGAGGTTCAGATGCAGGTAGAATGGCTAAATCACGCTTCTATCAGCCCGTACACTGCTCAGACCCTGACAATGTTAACGTAAAGGTGCCATAGCCTTTTTATAGggtcagtgggttgttatccactgtgtctagggcacggtattgaaagatcccatccctctccttccactgccttttaccccCAAatattttgagtgacatccatcacttaCAAGGTAGTAAAAATCTCTCTGGTCCAGTTTATTCTAGACTATAgttagtgatgctgaagaagagtgatggatgtcacccaggactgtctccagctttaaattttttttccgtcccactcattgtttaggaggccatgtttttgattttcaatgttgaatctgtcattctaagcttacaaaaatatattttcatcagtttaGGACAAacagggttgaattttttccgtcccaacaagcaaaaacagaaggacaggtcctggagacagacCTGATGTCACCCGAAATGTCTGGAAGTACtctccaaatcttatccagttgtagagatagAATTgtctttgatttattttttataAAAAGATGTGTTAAATACACTTGAGTATTAGATccacaacagttactgtagatacatgtaaaggGAAATATTGAGCTATTATGATTGTCCTTTTTCTTACAAGAAACTCTTTCCATTCTCCTCCTCTGCAGAGACTGATAGAAAGTGTCCACTCCATCCTGACTGGAGACAACCCTGCTGGGCTGAAGACCCTATCCCTCAAGCTACTCCTCATACTGGCCACTGTAAGTAACATAACAGTAtagattcatttattttggTGTGGACTTAATTTGTTGATAGGAGTGGAGTGttcttaagtttgcagttgaaaactTCtgtagtagcgtgcgtagtccagtggttagcgatcttgcctctggaactagaagccccgggttggATCCCGGctttgtcgctcacccaacatgcacgctaccgaaaagacatccaggtaataagatacaccaaaaatagtaactctagcaactggataagattttgaaacagtcagacgtttcagacagcatcgctatctttcgtcagtgactgaagaaagatctggtagaactaggttttataccaaaactctgaatagaaatgttaatgaagtgaagacaatttcagatggttcaagagaatagtaagttaagacaaggttatatgctaatgaatcaatttgcTCCTGTTGTTTAAGGAgcaacatgttgttgttttataaacattttgttgttttataaaCCTTTGCTATTTTTTCAACCTCAGGCAACTGATAATGTGAGCCAGAACACCATACTGGAATACATCATGatcaacagtgtgtttgagtCAGTTGTACAGGTATGtacccatgtatgagggagctttaggctAAGACATCAAATTTCTGCACGTAaatgaacccaacacacttatcgagaagtgtGTGGGTGACCCGGTGAGCTTGGCCAAAAGTACTTGAGCGGTAGCAAAGCTGCATGAACTACTAGCTAATgaaaaagcgccatgcttcgtcctcagtctgaggttcgaccgctttacctatTACCCAATGTACATTCACTACTTGcagaacacaaacacaaagtacCAAGCCAAATACCATGAAACCTCAGAACATTCTAGAATCTTTCCTGTCCCAAATATAGAGACAAGCCATAGCGTGTATAATCCattggttagtgaccctgcctttGGAACTACAGCTAGGAAATTCGAATCCCACATTTTCtagcatgctactggaaagggttgtcAGTCCTTAGCATGGGACGCTAAGCTGTTGGTCACTTTTCGTTGTAGTAGTCAAATatagctaggggaattttccccaAACAATGAACCTATGAATACTGTACAAAGCATCCTGTCTTTGTTGATATGGCCAGTAGAATATATAGTTACATGTGTAGCTATTCAGTGAGccaaactggtttgagatcactttcttcAACAGAATAATCTTGACATTTTTCCATACAAATGACTGTCGTGAAACATATCTTTTCTGAATGACATGATCTGAAAAGAAATCTATTTGATATGTGTATTTTTTGCAGATATTAGCAAATCCAATGTCCAGACAAGTCCATGGACATGATGCTCTCTTGCTGCTAACTATACTGGTCAACTATAGAAAGTATGAGGTGAGGTTTGCATAATGTCCTGTATTCCTGTATCTACTAGACTCTGTaggtttgtttgtgcctttatttaaacTCGATATTTAACTCTATCGGCCATAAGGCTGCTTTTCGTAGAGGGCCAGATTCAGGAGGAGTGTCAAGGGGCAAATACTTGGTCAACAGAGTTAACtcaaaataatacaaagaaATATTGTAGGTTAATTGGTCTAGTCTAGTCTTACTTGACGTGTATTCCAATACATTTTGATTGTGGGTAGACTTGCATATTTACATACCCTCCAAGGTAAGGTTTAGCACACCATGACATTTTGTGAGATATACAATATAACTTTAGTGCACAACAATTgtgcaaggtacaaagtatgtcaTTTATAACTACAGTtgtataaggctaatctacctgaaacaagagtgtatagttgtatgggatcatgagcttttacaatcattggaagaatttttaacgtctagacattctttgatatattttcctatgtatacaatGCAGGGGTTCTTACATGTCaaaatgtacttaaatttgctatttaagtcccTTGAGATACATGGCCTCCTTCTGTCAATATTATCTTACCTTAGCACCTTTTAGTTCCTCCCGTGCCTTTGAGGCACATCGGGCCGTCCgttggtaaaatcctaattgagAATCTGATGTGAGATGTCCTATCAGAAATTTGTTAGTGCTGTAAAATGTTTTCTAATGTATACTTACATCAATGACACAATATCACATCTCTTTCAGTCAGTCAACCCCTACATCGTAAAGCTGTCTATTCTCGATGATGAACTAGCGTTAAACGTAAGTCTCTACTACATTgtattagagctgtgtacctaaacaaattttaggtacaggtacaggttcacgggtttaggtacaggtcggACATGTACGTTTTCTTGTTGCGGTCAGGCACTGGTGGCACAAGAGTGCCTCTTACGAATTGTGCATAATTGCAGTTTAAGCTGTCATAAAAATCGTTTTACCGATTGTACTTGGGAGACATATTTTTTTAATCGACTGAAAATCATATGTGCTTGCAAGACATCTAAAGAAAAACTGTTTCCGTTTTGACTACGCAGCCATGAAAGATGCATATTTTACCATTGAAACTAGAGTtcagtatttgtgctacatatacttcaggtttgctttGTTAGTTTAGAGATTACGGGATCTTTTCATAAAtatttggtattgaatttttctttgagttgaatgtgtgatagttgtgcgccaatttttttaaaatagaGAGAACTCtacgaccccaaaaaacacccctccaaatgaaatggtatggctaccctacGACGTtacaaaatcaacatggcggccaccacacctgccaacggatccaacaaaggttttgctacgcaaacctttAAAAATGGAACAGCCTAGTTGGGGTATGAGACCTTCTTGACAGTTCATATGATCTTACTGCAGGGTCTTGGTTGGGTGATATCATCTGCCCTAACGGAGTTCAACAGAAAATACAAGGAGAAAAAGGAAGAACCACAGAGCGGGTGGTTATCCTCCATAACAAGTATGGTGAGTCAAaatactacctacctacctacctagtcccttgacctccgggtcgttggggggacaaggtagcagtgaagatggagatttgtctccaggctcgtctgtttcttgcgGCAGTCAGCCTTTCAGCCAGGCTAATGGAGGTCCACTCTGCGATGTTATCCTGCCAGGATTTCCTCTGTCGTCCCCAAAATACTAGTCTATAAGATATCTTGTGTTTTAGTGTTCTAGATGTTTTGACTAAGTAAAGCAATGAACATAGATGATGGgttcaaatgtacattgtacaattacaGACAAGGGTTTGCGGGtcatgtaagttttgtacagtacagctTTTGAAACGTGCAATGTATGAATGACATTGATGATTTTGTACCaacaaaaaaaagggaaaagttAAGTATTTGACTGATCAGGAGATGAAGTTTAGTAGTACAACCTTGGAATATAGTTTCTGGGTTCGAATTCCTAGCAGGCCCCAACTTTATGCCCTTGGGATATAgactctacataccaaacattacCTCCCCCTTGGGCTCATGTGTTAAAGAACACAATGCTGGCAGGTGGATTATATGGATCCTTCCATGTGTAGGTCAAAAGGTCAGAGGACTCAGGTGCCGAATGCGTAACAATGGGGGGGTCGACACCTGTCATGCAAAGACATGAGTATCCACTCATCATGCCCATTGACCTATGAAGGATCAGCTTAAGTAAGGGTCACAGGATACGTATGTATCACGGTAATAAAATTATGTTTGTGGTCTTTTAGAAATCTTATTTGTTTAATCTTAATTAATTACAAGGCGCTAGGTGTATTATTGTGGCATTTATGTGTATGATATTATTCTTTTGAGGTTTAAGTTCTGTACTTTTAGTATATGCTGCTTTCAGTAAGGAATTTTACAGGTTTTTGTTACTTTTACAGTAGCTCATTATCatatcatgaataattaattgACCTACATGTGCACCTGCCTCCACAGGTTGGCAACATCTTTGTTGGGGATTCAGACAGTGTGAGTGCAAAAGTTAGGTAAGTAAGAAAGGATTTATGTTCAACATGTCATCATTTCCaattttaatgtatttttttgtttatttgaaattcGGTCTTCCGTGCAGTACCGACGTCATCTGCATGGTGGCGTTACATACAGTAACTGCAATGTATTTGTTGGGACCTTTGTCCTTTACAAGTTGCAGAGGCCATAATGATTGTAAACATACAGCATTATTACAAGCATCTCATATTTTTCTTATCACTGCATTGCTTACAGGATTTTTCTTTGAAtcttcttttacatgtatatttaatatGACTCAAtgttcagggctcaaaatacagaaatctttattgacacaacagaagtacagcgacttccgtaaggtcttctacaactaaacatgcaaacaataacaatgggatacaaaataatttaccttagtacaaatataacaagtatatgaatacttcaacatgtcgagtttcacctatcacttacactactagttctaagatctaaacattctttgatatatttacctattcgtacacagtaagggttgtctccttctaaaatgtatttgaatttatctatagaatggaatgcatcaaattctgttgagcaggcggaaagaaggttgaacagctttgagcgcttatcatgatatcgtggacaatctaggatataCAGTCACGGTAATACATCtctccattttttttctcctttcagAACAAACGACTCCATTCTACTAGCTCTGTACGAAGCAGTTCATCTCAACAGGAATTTTATCACCGTTCTCACAACAGTAAGGAAATAAATTTGTAATAGTCTTAATAATCCATGACAATTGTACAAATAGAACAAATACTGATGTTGCTTGTCCTACTTGTATGATAGATTTCCTCAAAATTTTGATTGTAATAATTGTTTATTTATACCTACTGCTGTTGAAAATGTATGTAGCTCATTAAACCAGCTTGTACttgtatgatatttacaatatgATATGGTATCAGCAATTGAAAAAGTCAAATTCACTTGATATATCAACTGTGCAGAATGCCATGTTCTTCGGATGTCTTGTGAAATGGTTTTATTGGTTAGGACGAGATCAGTTTCAGGAGAAAAAGAACCCAAGAAATGATGTGGAATTATTGAAGAATTAATCATGTCTGTCAAACTGTCAGCTTCGCGAATATTTCATGGTGTTATGTTAATGTCACTCTTTGATGTGAATTGCAACTCCTATGACAAGACAACAGGATGCATCAGTGTAGCACAGGCTCTGCAGTATTTATGTTGTCTGCATGGTGGCGCTGTAATTATAGTGTGTTGATTGTGACTGAATCTACAACAAAAAGTTGATCGTTCCCATTCCCAGTAGACATGGTTAAGTGGACTCtattgttgtgtttttctgCAGAGTCATACGGAGTCGTCCTCTGGTCCGTCCTCTCCAACAACAACGCGAGCGATGGAGGGAACGAGAGAAGGTGCGTCGAAACTTTCCAGTGGTTTTGTTTTATGGGTTTTCGGGTGACCTCTCCACTTCAAAGTAAATGCCTGCCTACCtacctacgtgctcaggccagaaactggccccttgctttcctgGAGGATCTtccatgtagtcctgtcccttgccctagcctctgcttcccgactgtttaagcccgtctccttcacaatttggtctttccatctcttcggtggtcttccccggggtctagAGAAAGCGGattcctggctgtaggctttatacactagtgtttgtgggggtcgtctTACGACGTGACCAAACCACTTCAGCCTTctcgtctgtaccatttccacgATGGTCTTTTTTGCCCCGAGTTTGGCTCTGATTTCAAAGTAAATATGCACAGCAAATGACCCAGCAAAAatgtgcatttccaatgtataatactgtgctacagaattgtttcaactgctgATTTAAAGCACCACTAAATGATCCACTGGGGATCAAAGAGTTAAAAATGTGACTGCCCTGTGAATGTATCATACCTGAATGTTGCCCATGAACTTTGCCCTATTTTTCCATTTCTCCATGTACAGATGAGCTGGGGCAGCAGGCAGACCAGCAAGGTGGTGAGGCTGTGCAAGGTAGTCCTTCATGTTACACTTCATGagcaacatttttttgtacagccACCTACCGGTACATTGTATATCCTCTTGAATAATATgataattgaattttttttttttttaattatttttttttacattacacatttacaactccacaaataaacacagttacatattgttgcaggggccattcccactggcttttttgcactagggtgtgctccctagttacatatatctacaggggtcattcccactggcttttttggctagggtgtgctccctaggacttttttgacaggggtgtttcatccccctggattttctgtgctagggtttcttccctaggacttttgtgcagggatgtcatccctgggtttctgtgcaACTTGATAAGTTGATACttgaaatgcatttaagttcacttggtttttatttcgcgctaaaggGGAAAATGAACAGTGTTCGTGGTGTTTTGAAGTTCgcgacagcgctatagtcacattttgctacagtattagaccgaaaaccaccgcgaacatttctgcatttacagtatatgaaaaGGTTTGTATGTTGGTTACTGAAAAGGGAATCATGTTTTCTAGCAAGCAATAAAATGGAAGCATAGTTTAAATGCATGAGAATAAAACTTTCTACCTGTCCAGGTCCACTACCGTCCAACCCCCCTCCGGACTCCAGCCAGACCACCAACCACATGGTCACCTTCCTACAGTACTGCTCCATTGTTATGCAAGATATAAAAGGTGAGACACAGGTTTCATTTGTTTTCGTCAGTGCCCTTTGACGATGTTTTAGTGGCAGAACTATACACATATTCCTGTTGTTCATTCCAGCTTTGAAATGACATccagtagtgctgcgtaccggttctgtgtaccggtactgtaccgtaaaaatttaTTCGAtacaaaataccggatcatgaagtaccggtactgtaccgatataaatttacaccaagtatgtgcttattttgtgactgatctcttaacctcatgcaacaccaaacgtgataccttggaacaatGTAACTactatgcaacagatcattcaggcaggcctggagttttgatagcatttgGCATTttaggccaagggagtttgatggtaggaaacctagttatgttttttctaataaagatactgacaagttgaaaacagtttatgtttttgtcattgaataagttcagaaaaacacatgttaatttttcaaattattcGGGTACAGGTACTGGcccggacctgtacctacaatgtaaacctctgtaccggtacctgtacctgtaccagatcccgatgttacgtttaggtacgcagcactaacaTCCAGTGTTCCTTTTCTAATGTTTCAGATGAACAAAGACTATGCAGTTTTAAGCTGTGTCTGGTCATCCTTACATGTATAGCCGAGGTAAGGGTCTACtgcttttattcattcattattaaatgaaaatgttaactttttgttgtttgtgtaaTTTCAACAAGTATTGTCAGTAGCAGGTATCTTTTGAGCTGCAAGTAGATTTGGTAGAAATCTATtgtactttaaccttctccctgctgcctaactctgtaaccaatagggaactgggtaccaaacggctactttagtgtgGTAAAGATTAAACTTTTTGAAAGTTTCTTCTATTAGTTGTTCATATGACATTTACAAAAATGCGTAGTTCCACAAGTTCTTAGCTGTAATGTAGATattattgttcttttctgaaaATCAGAACGCCAGCTTTGACATGACCCTCATCGTTTGCTTCCACAGGATCAATATGCAAATTCCTTTCTACATGACGCCAATATGAACTTTGTGGTGCAACTGTATAGAATGGTAAGCTTTACGATCACTTTAGAATTTGGTATTGtgccattgatttttttttgtattgtcattaggccacaccaatttaatttcttgcttaacagatttttttttaattttagcacaaaaaaatcatgaaaacagaaggctggggttaaaacttgcacctgaccctgttcactccctggaattgtgtgcaccaaagtacaaactttcctctgagattctgttttcctgttgattttccaatatagcattttttttttaattcaaaaccaagaaattaaaatggtgtggccttaagttatttacatttgtataactatAATACTGCTGTTTCCTCATATTATGATCTTTCCTGAAACACATGAAATAAATTGtctattgtaatttgtatcaaatttatttatttatttatttcaacaatCAATCATTAAATTTTTGACTGATAGAAATAACAATAATGGAATGATATTTTTAATGTTGTCTATGAAAATGACATGGAACCGTAACTCACACAAATGTACATCCTATCACCTCCCCATAGCCTATGAGACACAGAAAGATTGCTGTACCAAACACCTCCTCAAGGCCTCTAGCATGTGCATGGTTAGGtaagtgtgtttgtttctttgtttctttgtctttttgtttgtttgttcagactcttgtagtgcctagtggcacatacatcATTTAAGGCAGCGAGTTCCCTTGCTGTTTAAGTAGCAAGTCTTACTGTagatatatttctacagggaagggttgccAGCCCTTCCATTTAAGGtccttgaggcacctcctcaaacacgggaccagttgtttttttctgtgggACTAGAAGAGTTGCAATGCAGTGTGGGTAAGGGGGTTAAGTCTGTCATCTCCAGTTGCTATTGTTAACAGTTCATtttaacatgtatgtatacaaacaGCCAAGGCGGTAGAGCGCCCAACTTTTATGTGTTGTATAATTATCTAATATGCACAAAGTTTAGGATATgacatatcaatttttttttctgtagacCTGACAGTTGAATTTATAGTGACCCATATGATGAAGGACTTTCCTatggaactgtacatgtaagtaacgtCAGTCATTTGTGCTCTAAAGCATATCAGTGGGTACTGTAAAGCTTTCTATGGTTAAATGTAGACCTAAGTGTTATGTACTTCAGATAACTGAATAGTAGAgggaaatttatatttcttacagccttcgataaaccaacgctaactaatcatacagccGTCGGGCGCCTACATtgatacaattaccaagaaacgagaggaagtcgaaagtactagagtaaGCTAGATATTTATATACTCATGAACTTGTATatattgttaacatgtgacctgtgcttagcccagtggggcaaacatgtacaataaaggtcttcattcattcactcattaaTCCTGTGCAGGAGGTGCCTTGGGATAGTCCACAGACTGCTGTGTTACCAGAAGAAGTGCAGGGTCAGGTTACAGTACACCTGGAAAGATCTCTGGACAGGTGGGTGGATCTCTCACATCTTGGGCTACATCTTGATGTACATTTacaccacaccaatttaatttcttggttgggtatgacataaattagatacaacacggtgtgttccgcatcaccctcgttCCCGACCCTCCGCTGGTCGCATTGGCCATTGGCCATCGGCCGATACGGCCCGCggtcgggccggtacctcgggcgatacggaatacaccgtgctgTATTCTATATACATTGTCAGCAGCGCTATTGTTTTCTTCATAACTTTGTTGAGATTATTTGTGCCGTGTGTGTGTCCATTGTCCAGCTGCAGGTGTATCATACATGCagcaccctccttaaagcaggacccctatcgctcgattcgtcgttggctcgctcgcgtggGGGCCCTGCCCTTCAGCTACGGTAGACAcagttctggcgccgtcgccaccaaaacagcttcagccaatcagagggttagctaaacctcatctcaagcaaaagcgcaaaggacgctgggaagctatcaaccgagctataggggtcctgctttaatcATTCTAAATatgattctttttttgttacagCACTTATCAACTTAGTGAAGTTCATGATTGCTCAGGAGGCTCACCTGGCCAGCAGACATAACATCTTCTACCTAGCCATCAAGGTAACATCTACGTATATAATTCCATCAGGgcacataattctgccaccctgaaaagatacatcctcGTTCTGtcgaaacagatctccaacccaacatcccccagtataatgcactcctgtatgtctaaactgtgcatacctggggggtgctgcactagagatctctcaaacccactgtttttcaaagtggcggattctGAACCTGACGTATTAATGTTACCGTCATGTAGGTTACATGCCTGGGCTGATGACATTCATGCCTTAAGCATTTTGTACTGAATCTCTATGTTGGAATTGTGcattcaaaaacaaagaaatacatgtcATTTTCTTTTAGTATGAGTGATCAATGTGTTCAACTGTCAAGAACAGCATGTGTCTAatagatgtacatttgtatgtatatgtatgtatgtacatgtgtatgtaatactatgtaatacatttgtactatgtgcaaaatgtatatgtacaatgtaggtatgTATGACTGCATGTACTGCAGGCATTTGTAGCCCTAATCATTGACACGATCACACATTCAAGAAGTGTAC contains these protein-coding regions:
- the LOC136429817 gene encoding armadillo-like helical domain-containing protein 3, whose amino-acid sequence is MTTTPEKADKKDKESGLLRKGSSSKKPLKEKVVQIYESFFKGDDPSLGNPNFWDEFFLMKANVAYIEKTFSKMTPEQLVALKDNINLLCHRCILTLKEDYQIRVVNALQTMCALIRGVYGKSLGDYGFDIINILVGFDAAEVQMQRLIESVHSILTGDNPAGLKTLSLKLLLILATATDNVSQNTILEYIMINSVFESVVQILANPMSRQVHGHDALLLLTILVNYRKYESVNPYIVKLSILDDELALNGLGWVISSALTEFNRKYKEKKEEPQSGWLSSITSMVGNIFVGDSDSVSAKVRTNDSILLALYEAVHLNRNFITVLTTSHTESSSGPSSPTTTRAMEGTREDELGQQADQQGGEAVQGPLPSNPPPDSSQTTNHMVTFLQYCSIVMQDIKDEQRLCSFKLCLVILTCIAEDQYANSFLHDANMNFVVQLYRMPMRHRKIAVPNTSSRPLACAWLDLTVEFIVTHMMKDFPMELYMRCLGIVHRLLCYQKKCRVRLQYTWKDLWTALINLVKFMIAQEAHLASRHNIFYLAIKVVNLFNLFITYGDTFLPSPTSYDELYYEVIRMHTVFDNLYSMALRHATNHGEHKDSATRLTNALVNIRAIVNHFTPKIDSWSAANHLSSLTEDQVLEVVRSNYDTLTLKLQESLDQYERYAEKPKESAFFTQLVRSIISDFRKSINVATLQQETVLHEFSHIH